A part of Paenarthrobacter sp. A20 genomic DNA contains:
- a CDS encoding ABC transporter ATP-binding protein/permease, with protein MLVNKRLFQMTAGHRGRLAGVTALLCITTASYWLQAWFLAQALAALVVLVRVPGNPDGGMYGPLVPYLAGVLACGLGRLVIQQFHARLASSLGSGVRLQVRRKLADSLLQPERLRDTSDRGGARRLALSEGVDGVDSYISQYIPHAFQLQIVVPALLVWIAWLNPLLALALALAVAVAVGAPKLWGKALAKRGQQHWDSYEALSADFLEALQGMRTLKILHAVPRTRARLHHRSQELHRATVSTMRTSLVDTALADFGIQAGMLAAAALAAFAALGQGPLPGPETAAITYFLLILSSEVFRPVRDLARQWHAGYLGLSALGSIDAAGGADTRDGRPLTGEGQARSTHGAPSVPGARSAHGALSALGVRPGVVPPGRLTLENVSFRYSGADPWVLRDASAEIQRGGLTALAGVSGAGKSTLFDLLLGFLPAGEGRICLDGQPLRPSDVSVVSQRSYLFPGTIRENLRVVAPAATEEEIQHVVEIAGLAEELRQWPQGLDTVLSEGGGSVSGGQLQRLSIARALLVDRPVLLLDEPTSALNTEIAGRVLEGLRREAGRRMVLMIAHRPEALAAADTVLRLAHGQLHTQQQEAATL; from the coding sequence TGGCGGCGCTGGTGGTTCTGGTGCGGGTTCCCGGAAACCCCGACGGCGGCATGTACGGGCCGCTGGTTCCGTACCTTGCCGGGGTTCTCGCCTGTGGCCTGGGGCGCCTTGTGATCCAGCAGTTCCATGCCCGGCTGGCCAGTTCCTTGGGTTCCGGGGTGCGGTTGCAGGTACGCCGGAAGTTGGCCGACAGCTTGCTCCAGCCCGAACGGCTCAGGGATACCTCGGACCGCGGTGGAGCCCGGCGGCTGGCCCTGAGCGAAGGTGTGGACGGAGTGGACAGCTACATCAGCCAGTACATTCCCCACGCTTTCCAACTGCAGATAGTGGTGCCAGCGCTTCTTGTCTGGATCGCGTGGCTGAATCCCTTGTTGGCGCTTGCCTTGGCCCTTGCCGTGGCCGTGGCTGTTGGTGCGCCGAAACTCTGGGGGAAGGCCCTGGCGAAACGCGGACAGCAGCACTGGGACAGCTACGAGGCACTGAGCGCCGACTTCCTGGAGGCCCTCCAAGGGATGCGGACCCTCAAGATCCTCCACGCCGTTCCCCGGACAAGGGCGCGGCTCCATCACAGGTCCCAGGAGCTCCACAGGGCAACCGTGTCCACCATGCGCACATCCCTGGTGGACACGGCGTTGGCGGACTTCGGAATCCAGGCAGGGATGCTGGCCGCCGCCGCGCTGGCCGCATTCGCAGCGCTGGGGCAGGGGCCATTGCCCGGACCGGAGACTGCGGCGATCACGTATTTCCTGCTGATCCTCTCGTCAGAAGTCTTCAGGCCGGTGCGGGATCTGGCACGCCAATGGCATGCCGGGTATCTGGGGCTCTCGGCCTTGGGCAGTATTGACGCAGCGGGAGGCGCGGACACCCGCGATGGCCGTCCGCTCACGGGCGAAGGGCAGGCGCGTTCCACGCATGGTGCCCCGTCCGTGCCTGGTGCCCGTTCCGCGCACGGTGCCCTTTCCGCGCTCGGGGTGCGTCCCGGCGTCGTGCCTCCCGGTCGTCTCACGTTGGAGAACGTGAGTTTCCGATACTCAGGTGCGGACCCCTGGGTTCTGCGGGATGCGTCGGCTGAGATCCAGCGCGGCGGCCTTACTGCGCTGGCGGGGGTGTCCGGGGCGGGGAAGAGCACGCTGTTCGACCTTCTGTTGGGGTTCCTGCCGGCGGGGGAGGGCCGGATCTGCCTGGACGGTCAGCCACTCAGGCCCAGTGACGTCAGCGTGGTCTCACAACGCAGCTACCTCTTTCCGGGGACCATCCGGGAGAACCTCCGCGTGGTTGCGCCTGCTGCTACGGAGGAGGAGATCCAGCACGTCGTGGAGATTGCCGGCCTGGCGGAGGAACTGCGGCAATGGCCCCAAGGCCTGGACACCGTGTTGTCCGAAGGGGGTGGATCCGTCTCGGGAGGCCAGCTCCAGCGGCTTTCGATTGCACGGGCGCTCCTGGTGGACAGGCCGGTTCTCCTGCTGGACGAGCCAACGTCCGCCCTCAACACAGAGATCGCTGGGCGGGTGTTGGAGGGGCTTCGCCGCGAAGCCGGACGCCGGATGGTGCTCATGATCGCCCACCGGCCCGAAGCCCTCGCTGCCGCGGACACCGTACTCCGCTTGGCACATGGCCAACTCCACACACAGCAACAGGAAGCAGCCACGCTATGA
- a CDS encoding ABC transporter substrate-binding protein, protein MKKSTLPKTTAVLSVMTLSGMLLSGCGQAVSQTPAKENAGVAAQPAGEIENCGRTLTFTSVPQRVVAMTPGQSELLVKLGAADKVVAEAQTKGSELLPELKELGNVQQLSDQMPPSREVLLGANPDFVYSPTAYEFTAEQGFASIEQLKAAGAESYIATAGCMERRSKAEVKDILTDIGNIGAVVGAGERTSAVRTEAAEMLASVESKVEGKEKPTVVELFVEGNSIAAIGAGIEYDMIKTAGGENLFSPSDEAFAKFFSAMISPETLVQKNPEVIVFTTLDKAHEDATRTFLQEKFPEVDAVKNQRLVAINSDDVMPGTWGNLRAVEQIAKGLHPDAF, encoded by the coding sequence ATGAAGAAATCCACCCTGCCCAAAACCACGGCAGTCCTGAGCGTGATGACACTCAGCGGAATGCTGTTGTCCGGCTGCGGTCAAGCAGTCAGCCAAACACCCGCCAAGGAAAACGCCGGTGTCGCTGCGCAACCCGCGGGAGAAATCGAGAACTGCGGCCGCACCCTGACCTTCACCTCCGTTCCCCAGCGCGTGGTGGCCATGACTCCCGGACAGTCCGAGCTGCTGGTGAAGCTGGGCGCCGCGGACAAGGTAGTGGCCGAGGCACAGACCAAAGGCAGCGAGCTGCTGCCGGAACTGAAGGAGCTCGGTAATGTGCAGCAGCTGAGCGATCAGATGCCGCCGTCGCGTGAAGTCCTGCTGGGTGCAAACCCCGATTTCGTCTACTCCCCCACAGCGTATGAATTCACTGCCGAGCAGGGCTTTGCGAGCATCGAACAACTCAAAGCTGCAGGCGCTGAGTCCTACATAGCAACGGCGGGCTGCATGGAACGCCGGAGCAAGGCCGAGGTCAAGGACATCCTCACGGATATCGGGAACATCGGCGCTGTAGTCGGCGCCGGTGAGCGTACGTCTGCCGTTCGGACGGAAGCGGCTGAGATGCTGGCGTCGGTTGAATCAAAGGTGGAAGGCAAGGAGAAGCCCACCGTGGTGGAGCTGTTTGTTGAGGGGAACTCCATTGCGGCCATCGGGGCAGGGATCGAGTACGACATGATCAAGACTGCCGGTGGCGAGAACCTCTTCAGCCCGTCCGATGAAGCCTTCGCCAAGTTCTTCTCTGCCATGATCTCCCCGGAGACACTGGTGCAGAAGAACCCCGAGGTCATCGTGTTCACCACCTTGGACAAGGCCCACGAGGACGCCACCCGCACCTTCCTTCAGGAGAAGTTCCCTGAGGTGGACGCGGTGAAGAACCAGCGATTGGTGGCCATCAACTCCGATGACGTCATGCCCGGAACCTGGGGCAACCTCCGCGCCGTGGAGCAGATCGCCAAGGGCCTCCACCCCGACGCGTTCTAA
- a CDS encoding amino acid ABC transporter ATP-binding/permease protein: protein MSVTERTPRNPLLGLVPHMSGEWAGIVWTAVVGILNNLALIVLAVVGSYVVALAVMRQESAAAEWWVAGVMAVVFRAVLTWHEMDISHSIAYRILAALRMALFDGFARGVPSRKPDQHTGKLAATAMGDVEKLEFFYAHTVAQLAGSAVLFVAGVAVVWPLGPGLAGALLLGFVALVAVTLPGLRRGAVLGARVQEARSGVSVLAVDLLAGTREILGFGLREHAQRQLQDQSLAVDAGQRRLNSFLALAASLRELCVLGTVVAVFLAAISQPGLDPVWLPALVAGTLTLLAPVAEGVATVTQLQPHRASAQRVGEGISLPSAATVSGPLVEFNPQGPLGLEVGNLQFTYDGGAPALRSTSLSVAPGEHVGISGPSGAGKTTLARLLVRLWVPDSGSISLVSRSGESVDAWAVDEASFRRMVTLVEQDAPVFQGSVLDNMRLAHPAATEADVLSALDLAGLPLAGERWADGVDTVVGEQGVSLSGGERARFCLARALLIKPKILVLDETTASLDPASERALVEAVAAIAGDTTVITVSHRESTLAACHRRVQLG from the coding sequence ATGAGCGTCACCGAACGCACACCCCGCAACCCGCTCCTGGGCCTGGTTCCGCACATGTCCGGCGAGTGGGCAGGGATAGTATGGACCGCCGTTGTGGGCATCCTGAACAACCTGGCCCTCATTGTCCTGGCGGTGGTCGGTTCCTACGTTGTGGCGCTGGCTGTGATGAGGCAGGAGTCCGCAGCCGCCGAATGGTGGGTTGCCGGGGTGATGGCCGTGGTGTTCAGGGCGGTGCTGACGTGGCACGAGATGGACATCTCGCACAGCATTGCGTACCGGATCCTGGCCGCGCTGCGCATGGCACTCTTTGACGGTTTCGCGCGCGGCGTCCCTTCCCGCAAGCCGGACCAGCACACCGGAAAACTCGCCGCCACGGCCATGGGCGATGTTGAAAAGCTGGAGTTCTTCTACGCCCACACGGTTGCCCAGCTGGCTGGCTCCGCAGTGCTGTTCGTGGCCGGCGTGGCTGTGGTGTGGCCGCTGGGGCCGGGCCTGGCCGGGGCCTTGTTGCTGGGGTTCGTGGCGCTGGTGGCGGTGACGCTCCCGGGATTGCGCAGGGGCGCCGTGCTGGGTGCGCGGGTGCAGGAGGCGCGGTCCGGGGTGTCGGTACTCGCCGTGGACCTGCTGGCCGGCACCCGCGAGATCCTGGGTTTCGGACTGCGGGAGCACGCTCAACGCCAGCTGCAGGACCAGAGCCTGGCAGTGGATGCCGGCCAGCGTAGGCTCAACTCCTTCCTTGCCCTGGCAGCGTCCTTGCGCGAGCTGTGTGTCCTGGGCACCGTGGTGGCGGTCTTCCTTGCAGCCATCTCACAACCCGGGCTGGATCCTGTGTGGCTGCCCGCCCTGGTGGCCGGCACTCTGACTCTCCTGGCTCCGGTGGCCGAGGGCGTTGCCACCGTGACCCAGCTCCAGCCGCACCGTGCCAGTGCCCAGCGCGTTGGGGAGGGCATCAGCCTGCCCTCGGCCGCCACGGTTTCGGGGCCCCTCGTGGAGTTCAACCCCCAGGGGCCGCTGGGTCTGGAGGTCGGGAACCTGCAGTTCACGTACGACGGCGGCGCGCCGGCTTTGCGCTCGACGTCCCTGTCGGTGGCGCCCGGCGAGCATGTGGGGATCAGTGGCCCCTCCGGGGCAGGAAAGACCACGCTTGCCCGGTTGTTGGTGCGCTTGTGGGTGCCGGATTCGGGGAGTATCTCGCTGGTGTCGCGCAGCGGGGAGTCCGTGGACGCCTGGGCTGTGGACGAGGCGTCATTCCGGCGTATGGTCACGTTGGTGGAACAGGACGCCCCGGTTTTCCAGGGTTCCGTCCTGGACAACATGCGCCTGGCCCACCCCGCGGCAACTGAAGCCGACGTCCTGTCAGCCTTGGACCTGGCCGGGCTTCCGCTCGCCGGCGAACGATGGGCGGATGGTGTGGATACTGTGGTCGGCGAGCAAGGGGTAAGTCTGTCCGGTGGTGAGCGTGCCCGCTTCTGCTTGGCCAGGGCCCTGTTGATCAAGCCCAAGATTCTGGTGCTGGATGAAACCACAGCCAGCCTGGATCCTGCCTCGGAACGTGCCCTGGTGGAAGCTGTTGCTGCGATCGCCGGCGACACCACGGTGATCACGGTGTCCCACAGGGAGTCAACCCTGGCCGCATGCCACCGGCGGGTGCAGCTGGGTTAG
- a CDS encoding ABC transporter ATP-binding protein: MKVEFLNVSIALGGTPVVHDVSFTAPSGSVVGILGPNGCGKSTLLRALYRVNKPTSGTVTVGGQDVRSLNSRQAALRVAVMAQESSQDFPMTAREVVMLGRAPHQRGFGADSDRDHHLVHQAMLDVGASSLTDRYFAGLSGGEKQRVLLARALVQEAPVLVLDEPTNHLDVAFQLELMHLVTSRGRTVLAALHDMNLAAEFCDQVAVLQSGRLQAFGPPSTLLDPQLIRRCFGVESRTLEHPLTGRALIAIAAKTPEQTPPPSQDAEFSTARH; encoded by the coding sequence ATGAAAGTGGAATTCCTCAACGTCAGCATCGCCCTCGGCGGCACCCCCGTGGTTCACGACGTCTCTTTCACCGCGCCCAGCGGTTCCGTGGTTGGCATTCTGGGCCCCAACGGATGCGGCAAATCCACTCTTCTGCGTGCCCTGTACCGGGTGAACAAACCCACCTCGGGGACCGTCACCGTAGGCGGCCAGGATGTCCGCAGCCTCAACTCCCGGCAGGCCGCGCTCCGCGTGGCCGTGATGGCCCAGGAATCCAGTCAGGACTTTCCCATGACAGCCCGCGAGGTTGTGATGCTGGGCCGAGCCCCGCATCAGCGCGGATTCGGTGCCGATTCGGACAGGGACCACCACCTCGTCCACCAAGCAATGCTCGACGTCGGGGCCTCCTCCCTGACGGACCGCTACTTTGCGGGGTTGTCCGGCGGGGAAAAGCAGCGGGTCCTCCTGGCGCGGGCACTCGTTCAGGAAGCACCGGTCCTGGTCCTGGATGAACCTACCAACCACCTCGATGTCGCCTTCCAACTGGAGCTGATGCATCTGGTCACTTCGCGTGGAAGGACTGTGCTGGCGGCCCTGCATGACATGAACCTCGCGGCGGAATTCTGTGACCAGGTGGCAGTGCTGCAGTCCGGGCGGCTGCAGGCTTTCGGGCCGCCGTCAACACTGCTGGACCCTCAGCTGATCCGCCGCTGCTTCGGTGTTGAATCCCGGACGCTGGAGCATCCTTTGACCGGGAGGGCGCTGATCGCCATCGCAGCGAAGACGCCGGAACAGACGCCGCCACCCAGCCAGGACGCGGAGTTCTCCACCGCCCGCCATTGA